A region of the Amycolatopsis sp. cg13 genome:
CTGCGCGGCCGCGTCACACTGCTGGCCGCCGCGTGCGTGGCGGGTGCGGTGGCGCTCGTTTCCCTGTGCGCGTACCTCGTGGTGCGCAACAACCTCCTCACCCAGCTCGACGACAACCTGCTCGCCCGCGCCCAAGCCGCGGCGAACTCGCCGCAGGTGCCGACCGATCAGCTCCGCGAGGTGCCGGGTGCGCTGCTGGCCAGCGCGGACCTGCAGATCGGCCAGCTCAACGGCGTCACCGGCGACCTGATCTATCCGCAGCCCGGCACCCGGCCACCGGTGGGTCCGGCCGAGATGCGCGTCGCGACCGGCGTGCTGCCCCAGTCGCTGCGCACGGACGCGACCACCGGCATGCGAGTGGTCGCGGTGCCGCTCGGGCACGGCCAGGCGATCGTGCTGGCGCAGTCGATGGCTCCGACCATGCGCGCGCTGAACCAGCTGTCCGTGGTGCTGTTCCTGGTCGGCGGCGCCGGAATCGTGGTGGCCGCGGGCGCGGGCACGGCGGTCGCGCGCGCTGGCTTGCGCCCGGTCGACCGGCTGACGTCGGCCGCCGAGCGGGTGGCCGCGACCGGCGACCTGCGTCCGATCCCGGTGAGCGGCGACGACGAACTCGCCCGGCTCACGCACAGCTTCAACATCATGCTCGGCACGGTCGCGGACTCGCAGGAACGGCAACGGCAGCTGGTCGCCGACGCCGGGCACGAGCTGCGCACCCCGCTCACTTCCATGCGCACCAACCTGGAATTGCTGCTGTCGGCCAGCCGTCCGGGCGCACCGTCGCTGCCGGACGAGGACCGCACCGACATCGAGGCCGACATCCGCGGCCAGCTCGACGAGCTCACCCAGCTCATCGGCGACCTCGTGGAGCTGGCGCGGCAGGACGAACCGCGCGAGCAGGCCGAGCGCGTCGACCTGATGGACGTCGTCGAGCGCGCGCTCGACCGGGCGCGCCGACGGGCGGGCGAGATCGAGTTCGAGGTCGCGCTGCAGCCGTGGGTGCTCACCGGCGACAACAGCTCGCTCGAACGGGCGGTGCTGAACCTGCTGGACAACGCGGTGAAGTTCTCGCCGCAGGGTTCGCGCGTACGGGTCACGCTGCGTCCGCTCGGCGACGGCACCGCGGTGGTCGAGGTCGCGGACTCCGGACCCGGCATCGCCGAGGAAGACCTGCCCAAGGTGTTCGACCGGTTCTACCGCTCGTCGGAGGCGCGCACCCTGCCCGGATCCGGGCTGGGCCTGGCGATCGTGAAGCACGCGGCCGAACGGCACGGCGGAACGGTTTACGCCAACCGGGCGCCGGAAGGCGGGGCTCTGCTCACGATCCGGCTACCAGGGGCGCCGGTCGCCTGAAATGTCTGCCACGCTTGGCGGTCGCCCGGCAGGGGACGCTCGATCTGCATGTCGCGCACACCTGATGTTGAATCGTGTAGGATTTTGTGTAGTTGATGGTGTGCTTGGGGAGTGGCGGTGCTCGCGCGGCAGCGACAGGCGGTGATCCTCGAGGAAGCACGCCGGACCGGTGCGGTCCGGGTCAGTGACCTCGTCGCGAGGCTGGGCGTCTCCGATATGACGGTCCGCCGGGATCTTGACGTGCTCGCGGGCCGCGGCCTGGTCGAGAAGGTCTACGGCGGCGCGACGTCGCTGGTCGGCAAGAGCACCGACGAACCCGGGTTCGAGGCGAAGTCGGTACGTCAGCGCGCGCAGAAGGAAGCCATCGCCGAACTGGCCGCCACGCTCGTCAAGCCGGGCACCGCGATCGGCCTGTCCGCGGGCACCACCACCTGGACGCTCGC
Encoded here:
- a CDS encoding ATP-binding protein, which translates into the protein MTDDPAGAYAAPAAEVPDPRGTRWSTRRFSLRGRVTLLAAACVAGAVALVSLCAYLVVRNNLLTQLDDNLLARAQAAANSPQVPTDQLREVPGALLASADLQIGQLNGVTGDLIYPQPGTRPPVGPAEMRVATGVLPQSLRTDATTGMRVVAVPLGHGQAIVLAQSMAPTMRALNQLSVVLFLVGGAGIVVAAGAGTAVARAGLRPVDRLTSAAERVAATGDLRPIPVSGDDELARLTHSFNIMLGTVADSQERQRQLVADAGHELRTPLTSMRTNLELLLSASRPGAPSLPDEDRTDIEADIRGQLDELTQLIGDLVELARQDEPREQAERVDLMDVVERALDRARRRAGEIEFEVALQPWVLTGDNSSLERAVLNLLDNAVKFSPQGSRVRVTLRPLGDGTAVVEVADSGPGIAEEDLPKVFDRFYRSSEARTLPGSGLGLAIVKHAAERHGGTVYANRAPEGGALLTIRLPGAPVA